From a region of the Paenibacillus crassostreae genome:
- a CDS encoding ATP-dependent helicase encodes MNVKEEFFNRKKNELDVSLNDVQLKAVLQTEGPLLLLASPGSGKTTTIIMRIGYLIEEKGVDPRRIKAVTFSKASANDMKERFKRFFPNLPPVEFSTIHSFAFEVVREHFRRVRTPYQIIEGDLDLEEQSVGDSDKLLLHKKIILKKLFKSIVGENITEDKMDELTTYISFIKNKMIPSDKWSLIPVEVPEAERILREYELFKKSGHSKLLIDFDDMLTISEQVLGGDKELLRMYQERYDYILTDESQDTSMVQHAIIEKLVMEHGNLCVVADDDQSIYSWRGAEPSYLLNFKQVYPNAITLFMEQNYRSSRDVVSVANQFIKRNKNRYDKNMFTKNPPMNPIKIRSFADNVYQTKYLVQEIQKIENLAEVAVLYRNNSSSIALINEFDRAGIPFYMKDADNRFFSHWVVEDILNFMRMTFTDKRSDILEKIHLKFNGYISRQQMAAVKEINNNESVFDNLLNYVQLQDYQVKQLIGSKETFEQMKGMPPLQAIRVIRDRLGYEKALEKICERLGFRMEYLIGILNTLEEIADTLETMEQFANRLKYLDSVLKNAKSSKGQNSVTFSTFHSSKGLEFERVYMLDLIEGNIPSLNDIENTALIEEATRLFYVGMTRAKQHLEMIVYRERDGKKVKESQFVAGVRDIMNPPKIIPKNEVAKKEIKSAYSIPYNPNSIKSIAQLKIGEMVKHRVFGRGELLQIDGDVIEIGFSRGIKSLSIETCLELGLLEPM; translated from the coding sequence GAATTGGCTATCTAATAGAGGAAAAGGGTGTAGACCCAAGAAGGATTAAGGCAGTTACATTTAGTAAGGCATCAGCAAATGATATGAAGGAGCGATTCAAACGGTTCTTTCCCAATCTTCCGCCTGTTGAATTCTCAACGATACATAGTTTTGCCTTCGAAGTCGTGCGGGAACACTTTCGAAGAGTAAGAACTCCTTACCAAATTATCGAGGGTGACTTGGATTTGGAAGAGCAAAGCGTTGGTGATTCGGACAAGTTGCTGCTACACAAAAAGATTATCTTGAAGAAGCTGTTCAAATCGATTGTGGGCGAGAATATTACCGAAGACAAAATGGACGAACTGACGACCTATATCAGTTTCATCAAAAATAAGATGATCCCTTCAGATAAATGGTCACTTATTCCGGTTGAGGTTCCAGAAGCAGAGCGGATTCTGCGTGAATATGAGTTATTTAAGAAGTCGGGACATAGTAAGTTGTTAATAGATTTTGACGATATGCTGACGATAAGTGAGCAGGTATTAGGGGGGGATAAGGAATTGCTACGGATGTACCAAGAGAGGTACGATTACATCCTTACGGACGAAAGCCAAGATACCTCAATGGTTCAACATGCCATTATCGAAAAGCTGGTTATGGAACATGGAAATCTTTGTGTTGTCGCTGATGATGATCAAAGTATCTATAGCTGGAGAGGTGCGGAACCTTCCTATTTGCTCAACTTCAAACAAGTATATCCGAATGCCATAACCTTGTTTATGGAGCAGAATTATCGTTCATCCAGGGATGTCGTCAGTGTAGCTAATCAGTTTATTAAGCGAAATAAAAATCGGTACGACAAGAATATGTTCACGAAGAATCCTCCGATGAATCCGATCAAGATTAGGAGTTTTGCGGATAACGTATACCAAACTAAGTATTTGGTGCAGGAAATTCAAAAGATTGAAAATCTTGCAGAAGTGGCGGTATTGTATCGTAACAATTCATCGTCAATTGCACTAATCAATGAGTTTGATCGAGCAGGTATTCCCTTTTATATGAAAGATGCGGATAATCGTTTCTTCTCTCATTGGGTGGTCGAAGATATCTTGAACTTTATGCGGATGACCTTTACTGACAAGCGTTCAGACATTTTAGAAAAAATCCATTTGAAGTTTAACGGCTACATTAGCAGACAGCAGATGGCGGCAGTGAAAGAAATCAACAACAATGAATCGGTATTTGATAATTTGCTGAATTACGTCCAGTTGCAGGATTATCAAGTGAAACAATTGATCGGAAGCAAAGAAACATTCGAACAAATGAAAGGGATGCCACCACTACAGGCTATCCGTGTCATTCGAGATCGATTAGGTTATGAGAAGGCTCTTGAAAAGATATGTGAACGTCTTGGATTCCGAATGGAATACTTGATAGGAATCCTAAACACATTAGAAGAGATTGCAGATACTCTGGAGACAATGGAGCAATTTGCGAATCGGCTAAAGTATCTTGATTCGGTTTTAAAGAATGCAAAGTCCAGCAAGGGTCAAAATTCAGTAACGTTCTCAACGTTTCATAGCTCGAAGGGATTAGAATTTGAGAGAGTATATATGCTTGATTTGATTGAAGGAAATATTCCATCTTTAAATGACATCGAAAATACCGCCTTAATAGAAGAAGCGACACGGTTGTTCTATGTTGGCATGACAAGGGCGAAACAGCACTTGGAGATGATCGTATATAGGGAAAGAGATGGGAAGAAGGTTAAAGAATCACAATTTGTAGCAGGTGTTAGGGATATTATGAATCCTCCAAAGATAATCCCTAAGAATGAGGTAGCAAAAAAGGAGATAAAATCAGCCTATTCGATCCCGTACAATCCCAATTCAATAAAAAGTATAGCTCAACTGAAGATTGGGGAAATGGTAAAACATAGGGTATTTGGTAGAGGTGAACTTCTTCAAATCGATGGAGATGTCATCGAAATAGGTTTTAGTAGAGGAATAAAAAGTCTATCTATTGAAACGTGTCTGGAATTGGGACTGCTGGAGCCAATGTAA